A genomic region of Chondrinema litorale contains the following coding sequences:
- a CDS encoding DUF4450 domain-containing protein, whose amino-acid sequence MITRHFKISNNLLAKILLIGIFCCLYACENTVREGNNVQENTDNRKWWHRVERSVRYQPDGEDFVINNGDKRFNRALYGTNTAYRVEAGDLPEFAQYLPGMGGNMKFGLIKNGESKWLIDAENIEARYRPGSMLYVITDPILGKGKLHLTVLAMAEVEGMLVKAEFEEVDHNIQLFWTFGGVSGKKFSRNGDIGADPESSFYLKPEYCESNFYQVDGNQFQVYFNTNKETSKEDFAAITKNFDSGTLSQELKEKKAKLRKLTGIFPETEQIKITDANQQNSPEKLFESNSSAHPIISGIFKNEEHQPLYFSVFNPETISEISYNSLATEVEKAEAARKKLSQQIYLSTPDPYLNTLGAALSVAEDGVWEDPTYLHGAVAWRMRIPGWRAAYAADRMGRHDRSRMQFESYLKSQVTSPEVGPVVPDTTKHFARQKEEMGTAMFSSGYICRNPNGDFRPHHYDMNLVFIDQLLWNICWTGDMEFAKSIWPALQRHLDWEKRNYDMDGDGLYDAYCCIWASDGLQYSGGGVTHSSSYNYKANKLAAEIARKIGENPTPYQTEADKIQKAIQDKLWISETGQYAEYKDLLGLQETHPAAGLWTVYHTLDSDVPDPFQAYQTMRYVDTQIPHIPVEAKGLPENTFQLVSTTNWIPYTWSINNVALAEVLHTSLAYWQANRSDKAFQLWKSALMESMYLSSSPGGFGQLSFYDAIRGELYRDFSDPIGMAARTLVEGLFGVLPNALENTLTIQPGFPETWEHAELRTPDIHIKYQQNKLQETWSIKPSFPTKMNLKLQLKALATSLEKLTVNGKYVKWKSVVNAIGKPTIELDIDKNLADKDGLYYITVDWKGEKPARLDIHQKLGLGEMISLEAQNAEILELFDPQNAFSKPNKKSFNVKVEGKKGHHTAFVKLKEGDLTWWQPLDFKITDAIEILASEEQESNKIGYRVVNHTNKIIKGKLRINPGTNDFEETIELQAGISFEDAISDPKYLKPGTNILVFTSEKGIESTCHIVNWDISQNTDNEYLPVDLSGFYNDKVTQIFQNKYLSPRPESPTLQLPWQGIGNWCYPLIEANIDDSGLRNLAKNNQISLPFGAPLATPSGSGNNIIFTSQWDNYPKNVSVPLTGKASHIYLMMAGSTNPMQSRFTNGVVEVEYEDGSLETLELNNPETWWPIEQDYYQDGYAFNIDYPKPYRVHLKSGLITRDFKEYTSLKGFSDFVIDGGAATILDLSLNPKKTLKQLTVKALANDVVIGLMSATLVSATLVNASDIEN is encoded by the coding sequence ATGATTACCAGACACTTCAAAATCAGCAATAACTTACTAGCTAAAATTCTTCTAATTGGCATTTTCTGTTGTTTATATGCCTGTGAAAACACGGTACGAGAAGGTAACAATGTACAAGAAAATACAGATAATCGAAAATGGTGGCATAGGGTAGAAAGGTCGGTGCGATATCAGCCAGATGGTGAAGATTTTGTGATTAACAATGGAGATAAGCGCTTCAATCGAGCCTTGTATGGCACCAATACTGCCTATCGGGTAGAGGCCGGGGACTTGCCCGAATTTGCTCAATACTTGCCGGGCATGGGCGGAAATATGAAGTTTGGTCTCATAAAAAATGGAGAAAGTAAGTGGTTGATTGATGCTGAAAATATAGAAGCCAGATACAGACCCGGCAGTATGTTGTATGTAATTACAGACCCAATCTTGGGCAAAGGTAAATTACATCTTACTGTTTTGGCAATGGCTGAAGTTGAAGGAATGCTAGTAAAAGCGGAGTTTGAAGAAGTTGATCATAACATTCAATTATTCTGGACATTTGGAGGCGTAAGTGGCAAAAAATTTAGCCGGAATGGTGATATTGGCGCAGACCCCGAATCAAGCTTTTACCTCAAACCAGAATATTGCGAGAGTAATTTTTATCAAGTAGATGGCAATCAATTTCAAGTTTACTTTAATACCAATAAGGAGACTAGCAAAGAAGATTTTGCAGCAATTACCAAGAATTTTGATAGTGGCACACTTAGTCAAGAATTGAAAGAAAAAAAGGCTAAACTCAGAAAACTCACTGGTATTTTTCCAGAAACTGAGCAAATCAAAATCACAGATGCCAACCAACAAAATAGCCCTGAAAAACTCTTTGAATCTAATAGTTCAGCACATCCCATTATCTCAGGTATTTTCAAAAATGAAGAGCATCAACCGCTGTATTTCTCAGTTTTCAATCCGGAAACTATCTCTGAGATAAGCTATAATTCGCTAGCAACAGAGGTTGAAAAAGCAGAAGCTGCCAGAAAAAAACTTTCTCAACAAATTTACCTTTCAACCCCTGATCCTTATCTCAATACTTTGGGTGCTGCTTTGAGTGTAGCAGAAGATGGTGTTTGGGAAGACCCCACATATTTACATGGCGCTGTGGCTTGGCGAATGCGTATTCCCGGCTGGCGCGCTGCCTACGCTGCAGATAGAATGGGCAGGCACGATCGATCAAGAATGCAATTTGAGAGTTATTTAAAATCTCAGGTTACTAGCCCAGAAGTCGGACCAGTGGTGCCAGATACTACCAAACATTTTGCTCGCCAGAAAGAAGAAATGGGTACAGCCATGTTCAGCAGTGGTTACATTTGTCGCAATCCAAACGGAGATTTTCGCCCGCATCACTACGATATGAATCTGGTATTTATCGATCAGCTCTTGTGGAATATTTGCTGGACTGGCGATATGGAATTTGCCAAATCGATCTGGCCTGCTTTGCAAAGGCATTTAGATTGGGAAAAGAGGAATTACGATATGGATGGCGATGGTTTGTACGACGCGTATTGTTGTATCTGGGCAAGCGATGGTTTGCAATACAGTGGTGGAGGTGTTACGCATTCATCTTCTTATAATTATAAAGCCAATAAACTGGCTGCTGAAATTGCCAGAAAGATTGGAGAAAATCCAACTCCATATCAAACTGAAGCAGACAAAATCCAAAAAGCCATTCAAGATAAATTATGGATAAGTGAAACCGGGCAGTATGCAGAATACAAAGACTTACTTGGTTTGCAAGAAACACATCCCGCAGCAGGTTTATGGACAGTTTACCACACACTCGACTCTGATGTGCCAGACCCTTTTCAGGCTTATCAAACAATGCGTTATGTAGATACACAAATTCCGCACATACCTGTAGAAGCAAAAGGGCTACCTGAAAATACTTTTCAACTGGTTTCTACTACCAATTGGATACCCTATACTTGGTCGATCAATAATGTAGCCTTGGCAGAGGTTTTACACACCTCTTTGGCTTACTGGCAGGCAAATAGGAGCGACAAAGCCTTTCAGTTATGGAAAAGTGCACTGATGGAAAGTATGTATTTGAGTTCTAGTCCGGGAGGATTTGGGCAATTGTCATTTTATGATGCCATTCGCGGAGAACTTTACCGAGATTTTTCTGATCCGATTGGCATGGCAGCGCGCACATTGGTTGAGGGCTTATTCGGAGTCTTGCCCAATGCACTGGAAAATACCCTAACTATTCAACCTGGTTTTCCAGAAACTTGGGAGCATGCAGAGTTACGCACGCCAGATATCCACATCAAATATCAGCAAAACAAACTGCAAGAGACATGGAGCATTAAGCCATCATTTCCCACAAAAATGAATTTGAAATTGCAGCTAAAAGCCTTAGCAACTTCTTTGGAAAAATTGACAGTAAATGGCAAATATGTAAAATGGAAAAGTGTAGTGAATGCAATTGGGAAACCAACCATCGAATTGGATATAGATAAAAACCTAGCAGATAAAGACGGACTCTATTACATTACAGTGGATTGGAAAGGTGAAAAACCTGCCAGATTAGATATTCATCAAAAACTTGGTTTGGGAGAAATGATTTCACTCGAAGCTCAAAATGCTGAAATTTTAGAATTATTCGATCCTCAAAATGCCTTTTCAAAACCTAATAAAAAGTCGTTTAATGTAAAAGTAGAAGGTAAAAAGGGACATCACACAGCCTTTGTAAAATTGAAAGAAGGAGATTTAACTTGGTGGCAACCTTTGGATTTTAAGATAACAGATGCGATAGAAATCTTAGCATCAGAAGAGCAAGAGTCGAATAAAATTGGCTATCGAGTGGTGAATCACACCAATAAAATCATTAAAGGCAAATTGCGAATTAACCCCGGCACGAACGACTTTGAAGAAACCATTGAATTACAAGCTGGAATCTCATTTGAAGATGCGATTTCAGATCCCAAATATTTAAAACCCGGTACAAACATATTGGTATTTACAAGTGAAAAAGGTATCGAAAGCACTTGCCACATTGTAAACTGGGATATTTCACAAAATACTGATAATGAATATCTTCCTGTTGATTTAAGCGGATTTTATAATGATAAAGTCACTCAGATTTTTCAGAATAAATATCTTTCACCCAGACCAGAAAGCCCAACTTTGCAATTGCCTTGGCAAGGAATTGGCAACTGGTGTTATCCTCTAATCGAAGCCAATATCGACGATTCTGGATTGAGAAACTTGGCTAAAAATAACCAAATTTCTTTGCCATTTGGAGCTCCTTTAGCTACGCCATCTGGCTCTGGCAACAATATAATTTTTACATCACAATGGGATAATTACCCCAAAAATGTTTCCGTTCCACTTACTGGTAAAGCCTCACATATTTACTTGATGATGGCTGGTTCTACCAATCCGATGCAAAGTAGGTTTACAAATGGTGTGGTAGAAGTAGAATACGAAGACGGTTCTTTGGAAACCTTAGAATTGAACAACCCGGAAACTTGGTGGCCAATTGAGCAAGATTATTACCAAGATGGCTATGCATTTAATATTGACTATCCCAAGCCATACAGGGTGCATTTAAAATCGGGTCTCATCACCAGAGACTTTAAAGAGTATACTTCCCTCAAAGGTT